From a region of the Teredinibacter turnerae genome:
- a CDS encoding type 4a pilus biogenesis protein PilO: protein MADLNQLLEQAQNFDINDVDWDRVGVWPVPVRALLCLLAAALIVAAGYFFVVKDKNLQLEAAERQETTLRQSFERKAFEAANLDRYRLQMQEMEESFGALVSRLPSDTEVPGLLEDIDEKGVESRSVIESIELQPEVSTEFHIELPIKIKISGGYHEFGAFVSGVAGMPRIVTLHDFTITKPRQDGPAPLSMDIIARTYRYKSQDDQ, encoded by the coding sequence ATGGCTGACCTCAATCAATTACTCGAGCAAGCTCAAAACTTCGATATAAACGACGTGGACTGGGATCGTGTCGGCGTTTGGCCGGTGCCAGTGCGTGCATTGCTCTGCCTGCTGGCTGCCGCGCTGATTGTTGCCGCTGGTTACTTCTTCGTTGTTAAAGACAAAAACTTGCAGCTGGAGGCGGCCGAGCGGCAGGAAACGACGCTGCGACAGTCGTTCGAACGCAAGGCTTTTGAGGCGGCAAACCTGGATCGTTACCGATTGCAGATGCAGGAAATGGAAGAGTCATTTGGCGCCTTGGTATCCCGGCTTCCCAGCGACACTGAGGTGCCGGGGTTGCTTGAAGATATCGACGAAAAGGGTGTGGAAAGCCGTTCTGTTATTGAAAGTATCGAGCTTCAGCCTGAAGTTTCGACCGAATTCCACATTGAGCTTCCCATCAAGATAAAAATATCTGGCGGCTACCATGAATTCGGTGCTTTCGTCAGCGGTGTTGCCGGTATGCCTCGAATCGTGACTTTGCACGATTTTACAATTACCAAGCCACGTCAAGACGGGCCGGCGCCGCTCAGTATGGATATTATCGCCCGAACCTATCGCTATAAATCCCAGGACGATCAGTAA
- a CDS encoding pilus assembly protein PilP gives MLRVRTHLGLVAVVLLLGGCDTGNDSDLDAYIAEVKQRPAGSIEALPGFRPYESFVYSAARLRSPFELPVDVERRIYSQSSSDVKPDFNREKEYLEGFDLSSLRMVGTLEKGGTLWALVRDDAGMINWVTDGNYIGKNHGKIIETTESKIEILEIVSDGLDGWVERPSVLALSEKE, from the coding sequence ATGTTGCGCGTACGTACACACTTAGGATTGGTCGCGGTTGTTCTGCTATTGGGCGGTTGCGATACAGGTAACGATTCCGATCTGGATGCCTATATTGCAGAAGTTAAGCAGCGCCCTGCGGGGAGTATTGAAGCATTGCCCGGTTTTCGACCATATGAATCGTTCGTCTACAGTGCTGCGCGCTTGCGGAGCCCTTTCGAGTTGCCGGTTGATGTGGAACGACGAATTTACTCGCAGTCATCCAGCGATGTGAAGCCGGATTTCAACCGCGAAAAAGAATATCTCGAAGGCTTTGATCTCAGTTCATTGCGCATGGTGGGTACCCTTGAAAAGGGCGGTACCTTGTGGGCTCTGGTGCGTGACGATGCCGGGATGATCAACTGGGTTACCGATGGTAATTACATTGGTAAAAACCACGGCAAAATAATTGAAACCACCGAATCAAAAATTGAAATCCTCGAAATCGTCTCCGACGGCCTAGATGGTTGGGTGGAGAGACCAAGTGTTCTCGCTTTATCGGAGAAGGAATAA
- the pilQ gene encoding type IV pilus secretin PilQ family protein codes for MLANKVRILLAVALLSMCNLAGASSLNDISFSELPGERAELRLKFGGAVVAPQSYTIDQPARIVLDFVDVDNALSQKKYNMSVGEVASAVVVAGGGRTRMIVNLNKLVPFVSRVEGDELVLEVGEESTGGGYTPRTEMSGLGVVEQSSPAEAPGASVIRNIDFRRGETGEGKVIITLSNPNISIDVQENSKGITVRFVETKIPMEMRRKLDVVDFATPVSIVSSSMEGSTALMEIEASGDYDYLAYQADNEYVLSVKPLTSQEIAEKKKAFAYTGERLSLNFQDIQVRSVLQLIADFTELNLVASDTVSGSITLRLENVPWDQALDLVLKTKGLDKRQVGNVLMVAPAAEIAEREKQEIETKKQLQELAPLRTEYIRIRYANARELFNLFSDSGAGGEGGGTGGGGAAGGSNERNSTGSILSERGQAIVDERTNSIILTDTEEKIDQFKQLIDRIDIPVRQVMIEARIVVANSDFRKELGFRIAGDAVESSKSGSHIHEFTGSLDSVYADETSITGAFVDSDGDGAADRAHTFPQNSFVDLGVFNPTGSLAWNVISNNFMIGMELSALQDSGFAEIVSQPKVITGDKQQASIQSGTSVPFQEESASGGTTISFKDVVLRLDVTPQITPDNRIIMDLEILQDSVTGYESGVPIIDITHLDTSVLVADGDTVVLGGIYATEQRKGQSKVPLLGDIPLLGRLFRYDISQEDKRELLIFITPRIMNSDFVE; via the coding sequence ATGTTAGCTAATAAAGTAAGAATTCTGCTCGCCGTTGCGCTGCTGTCGATGTGCAACCTGGCTGGAGCGAGCAGCTTGAATGATATTTCTTTTTCGGAGCTGCCCGGGGAGCGCGCAGAGCTGAGACTTAAATTTGGTGGCGCAGTGGTGGCCCCACAAAGTTACACCATCGATCAACCTGCGCGTATCGTGTTGGATTTTGTTGATGTAGACAACGCACTGAGCCAGAAAAAGTACAACATGTCCGTGGGTGAGGTCGCTAGCGCCGTTGTTGTTGCCGGTGGTGGTCGCACGCGAATGATTGTGAACCTGAACAAGCTGGTACCTTTTGTTTCTCGCGTTGAAGGCGATGAACTGGTATTGGAGGTCGGTGAGGAGTCAACTGGCGGTGGTTACACTCCGCGCACTGAAATGTCCGGTTTGGGCGTTGTTGAGCAATCCAGTCCGGCGGAAGCTCCGGGCGCTTCAGTCATTCGCAATATTGATTTTCGTCGCGGCGAAACTGGTGAGGGTAAAGTAATTATTACTTTGTCCAACCCCAATATCAGTATTGATGTCCAAGAAAATTCCAAGGGAATTACGGTGCGCTTTGTCGAAACCAAAATCCCGATGGAAATGCGACGCAAACTGGATGTGGTTGACTTTGCGACACCCGTTAGCATCGTGTCCTCCTCAATGGAGGGCAGCACTGCGCTGATGGAAATTGAAGCGTCTGGCGATTACGACTACCTGGCTTATCAGGCGGACAACGAGTATGTGCTGAGTGTAAAACCCTTAACCTCACAAGAAATTGCTGAGAAGAAAAAGGCGTTTGCTTACACTGGCGAGCGCTTATCTCTTAATTTCCAGGATATTCAGGTACGCTCCGTCTTGCAGCTAATTGCAGATTTCACTGAGTTGAATCTGGTTGCCAGCGATACCGTGTCAGGCAGTATCACGCTGCGGTTGGAAAATGTGCCCTGGGATCAAGCGCTGGATCTGGTGCTCAAGACCAAAGGTCTTGATAAGCGTCAGGTGGGTAACGTACTAATGGTTGCGCCTGCTGCTGAAATTGCAGAACGTGAAAAGCAGGAAATCGAAACCAAGAAGCAGCTGCAGGAGCTGGCGCCGCTGCGTACGGAATATATCCGTATCCGTTATGCGAACGCCCGTGAATTATTTAACCTGTTTTCAGATAGTGGTGCAGGTGGAGAAGGTGGTGGCACTGGCGGTGGCGGTGCAGCGGGTGGCAGCAACGAGCGCAATTCAACCGGCAGTATTCTTTCCGAGCGCGGCCAGGCGATTGTGGACGAGCGTACCAACTCCATCATTCTTACCGATACAGAAGAAAAAATTGATCAGTTTAAACAGCTGATCGACCGTATTGATATTCCTGTGCGGCAGGTGATGATCGAAGCCCGTATTGTTGTCGCAAATTCAGACTTCCGAAAAGAGCTCGGTTTTAGAATTGCTGGCGATGCAGTGGAATCGAGTAAGTCTGGCAGCCATATCCATGAATTTACCGGTTCGCTGGATAGTGTTTATGCGGATGAAACCAGCATTACTGGTGCTTTCGTGGATTCTGATGGCGACGGTGCCGCAGATCGAGCGCACACTTTCCCGCAAAACTCTTTTGTTGATCTTGGCGTGTTCAACCCTACAGGCTCTCTGGCGTGGAACGTTATCAGTAATAATTTCATGATCGGCATGGAGCTTTCTGCACTGCAGGACTCCGGGTTTGCGGAGATTGTTTCGCAGCCGAAAGTGATCACTGGCGATAAGCAGCAGGCGTCTATCCAGTCAGGTACATCGGTACCTTTCCAGGAGGAGTCGGCCAGCGGCGGGACCACAATCTCCTTTAAAGATGTGGTGCTGCGTCTCGATGTTACTCCCCAGATTACGCCTGACAACCGTATTATCATGGACCTGGAAATTCTTCAGGATTCTGTGACAGGGTACGAATCTGGGGTACCCATTATCGATATTACTCACCTCGATACCTCAGTCCTGGTTGCGGATGGGGATACGGTGGTTCTCGGCGGTATCTACGCGACCGAGCAGCGCAAGGGGCAATCTAAAGTGCCTTTGCTTGGCGATATTCCGTTGCTGGGCCGACTCTTTCGCTATGACATCAGCCAGGAAGATAAGCGCGAGCTGCTGATATTTATCACTCCTCGTATCATGAATTCAGATTTCGTCGAATAG
- the aroK gene encoding shikimate kinase AroK — protein sequence MTRPVFLVGPMGAGKSTIGRMLAQRLEAEFHDTDQVIEARTGADIPWIFDVEGEAGFRDRETSVLADLAQYQDVVIATGGGIVTREQNRHILQAAGTVIYLTASIDQLVNRTYKDKKRPLLQVDNPREKIVELYNVRDPLYRSVADYVLVTDGRSPKYVVQHIADYLQR from the coding sequence GTGACCCGTCCTGTGTTTCTTGTCGGCCCGATGGGGGCCGGCAAATCTACCATTGGTCGCATGTTGGCCCAGCGGTTGGAAGCTGAATTTCACGATACAGATCAGGTGATTGAAGCCCGAACTGGTGCTGATATTCCCTGGATATTTGACGTGGAAGGGGAAGCGGGTTTTCGCGATCGTGAAACCAGTGTGCTGGCTGATTTGGCGCAATATCAGGATGTGGTGATTGCGACGGGAGGCGGAATCGTTACTCGAGAGCAGAACCGCCATATTCTGCAGGCGGCGGGTACCGTCATTTACCTTACGGCCAGTATCGATCAGCTAGTAAACCGCACTTATAAAGATAAAAAGCGTCCTTTGCTGCAGGTTGATAATCCGCGGGAAAAAATCGTAGAGCTGTATAACGTGCGAGACCCGCTGTACCGCAGTGTTGCGGATTACGTGTTGGTGACGGACGGCCGCAGCCCAAAGTATGTCGTCCAACATATCGCCGACTACCTGCAACGCTAA
- the aroB gene encoding 3-dehydroquinate synthase: MRTLNLDLGERSYPIFIGRSLLQNPELFTPYLSSQQVLVVTNTTVAPLYLAQVKDTLSHCGKLDSVVLPDGEQHKTLGVLNTIFDTLIEQRHNRKTTLVALGGGVIGDMTGFAAACYQRGVNFIQVPTTLLSQVDSSVGGKTGVNHPQGKNMIGAFYQPQAVVIDTLVLDTLPERELSAGLAEVIKYGIIADIPFFEWLEANMPALMAREPDALAYAIEVSCAIKARVVAQDEKESGIRAILNLGHTFGHAIESHQGYGDWVHGEAVGAGMVLACELSARLGWLDTQECDRAVALIAAAGLPTAPPSGMNPDAFMKYMAIDKKVLDGGLRLVLQRGLGNAVVTGDFDAGVLQQLLQDRCIG; the protein is encoded by the coding sequence GTGCGTACGCTGAATCTCGATTTAGGGGAGCGAAGTTACCCGATATTTATCGGTCGATCGCTGTTGCAAAACCCTGAACTGTTTACACCTTATCTATCTTCGCAGCAGGTGTTGGTTGTTACCAACACGACTGTCGCGCCGCTTTATTTGGCGCAAGTGAAAGATACCTTGTCTCATTGTGGCAAGCTTGATTCAGTCGTGTTACCCGATGGTGAGCAACACAAAACACTCGGTGTGCTCAACACCATTTTCGATACGCTGATAGAGCAGCGCCACAATCGCAAAACGACCCTGGTTGCCCTGGGAGGCGGTGTCATTGGTGATATGACAGGCTTCGCTGCGGCCTGTTACCAGCGTGGCGTGAACTTTATCCAGGTGCCTACCACACTGTTGTCACAAGTGGACTCTTCCGTCGGTGGCAAGACCGGGGTTAACCACCCGCAAGGCAAGAACATGATCGGCGCTTTTTACCAGCCTCAGGCGGTGGTTATCGACACGCTGGTGTTGGACACCTTGCCGGAACGCGAATTAAGTGCTGGTCTGGCAGAAGTTATTAAATACGGAATTATTGCCGACATCCCATTTTTTGAATGGCTCGAAGCGAATATGCCAGCCCTGATGGCGCGCGAGCCGGACGCCTTGGCTTATGCAATTGAGGTGTCGTGTGCGATAAAGGCTCGGGTTGTTGCCCAGGATGAAAAGGAGTCGGGAATTCGCGCAATTCTAAATTTGGGGCATACATTTGGCCACGCTATCGAGTCGCATCAGGGCTATGGTGATTGGGTGCACGGTGAGGCCGTGGGCGCCGGGATGGTATTGGCGTGCGAATTGTCTGCGCGATTGGGTTGGCTTGACACTCAGGAGTGTGATCGCGCGGTAGCGTTGATTGCCGCCGCAGGCTTGCCGACAGCGCCGCCATCAGGGATGAACCCCGATGCCTTCATGAAATATATGGCTATCGATAAAAAAGTACTCGACGGGGGCCTTCGGCTAGTGTTGCAGCGTGGTTTAGGCAATGCCGTGGTGACCGGTGACTTCGATGCCGGGGTATTGCAGCAGCTGCTTCAGGACCGCTGTATCGGATAA
- a CDS encoding SPOR domain-containing protein: MGERTDRDEDIVVSSPADASSPYYASREREALLDQLVHLVQFGDGLPIVVGPEASGKTTLIQELGRQFDSVDECILVTLSSQTQLVDLLAKILRGLGVLAKSTAGELLAQVRVWSQQLAAEQMKAVVLVDNADFVDDAALGALLSLQQGGENAGFGLRLVFSAERDLLERVDALQLVDVPVFDFECPPLEYDDWVAGFLRAGGEDYGSALFGQAWAQALGNPGKAEVLIAIAAEARESQPTSQVDFDLPPVDESDPVAAQALSRKILPVGHIVALALLITVLVWALLLRDESEPSVNTTPLPAPISDNQSPGHTDNADATGTIQPSVMPDNEVVRVEGGIDEGAREVVQGQPEAEKLLAQTVATPTPDPTAVPSVAPVSRAQKSAAKPDDLTADEAFLISRRDTEFTLQVLSATKKGALEAYLARQSNRRDLHLYRVSRAGRPVYVVLAGVYESKEAALLALKSLPKEQKNAGPWPRSIGDVKREIKENR, translated from the coding sequence ATGGGGGAACGTACGGACAGGGACGAAGACATCGTCGTATCCTCGCCCGCTGATGCCAGCAGCCCTTACTATGCCAGCCGTGAAAGAGAGGCACTGCTCGACCAGTTGGTGCATCTTGTTCAGTTTGGCGATGGCCTGCCTATTGTCGTTGGGCCGGAAGCCTCCGGCAAAACCACGCTCATTCAGGAGCTGGGTCGTCAATTCGATAGCGTCGATGAGTGCATTCTGGTCACGCTTTCTTCGCAAACGCAACTCGTTGATCTGCTAGCAAAAATTTTGCGCGGCCTTGGTGTCTTAGCCAAATCGACCGCGGGTGAGCTCTTGGCTCAAGTGCGAGTCTGGTCACAGCAGCTGGCCGCTGAGCAGATGAAAGCAGTAGTGCTCGTCGATAATGCAGATTTTGTGGACGATGCTGCGCTTGGCGCGCTGCTGAGCTTGCAGCAAGGAGGGGAGAATGCGGGTTTCGGTTTGCGACTTGTGTTTTCCGCTGAGCGCGATTTGCTGGAGCGTGTCGACGCTCTGCAGTTGGTTGATGTCCCGGTTTTCGATTTTGAGTGTCCACCTCTGGAGTACGATGACTGGGTGGCCGGATTTCTCCGTGCCGGTGGTGAGGACTATGGTTCAGCCTTGTTTGGCCAGGCATGGGCTCAAGCGCTCGGCAACCCTGGGAAAGCTGAAGTTTTGATAGCGATTGCGGCCGAAGCACGAGAAAGCCAGCCGACATCGCAGGTCGATTTCGACTTGCCTCCGGTCGATGAATCGGACCCTGTAGCAGCGCAGGCACTGTCCAGGAAAATTTTACCAGTCGGTCATATTGTTGCACTCGCATTACTCATCACCGTCCTTGTTTGGGCCTTACTATTGCGTGATGAAAGCGAACCATCGGTGAACACTACGCCCTTACCTGCGCCAATTTCAGATAATCAATCGCCAGGCCATACCGATAATGCTGATGCTACAGGCACGATTCAACCTTCGGTTATGCCTGATAACGAAGTTGTTCGGGTTGAGGGGGGTATAGATGAAGGCGCACGTGAGGTTGTGCAGGGCCAGCCTGAGGCGGAGAAGTTACTTGCGCAGACAGTCGCAACGCCAACACCTGATCCCACTGCGGTGCCGAGTGTTGCTCCGGTGTCGCGTGCGCAGAAATCTGCTGCAAAACCGGACGATCTTACGGCGGACGAAGCGTTTTTGATTTCGCGAAGGGATACAGAATTTACTTTGCAGGTTCTCTCCGCGACCAAAAAAGGCGCACTCGAAGCCTATTTGGCACGACAATCTAACAGGAGAGACCTTCATCTATATCGGGTTTCGCGTGCAGGACGGCCCGTTTATGTTGTTTTGGCGGGCGTTTATGAATCCAAAGAGGCGGCACTTTTGGCATTAAAATCTCTGCCGAAAGAACAAAAAAACGCCGGTCCGTGGCCTAGATCAATTGGCGATGTTAAGCGCGAAATAAAAGAAAATCGATAG
- the gltB gene encoding glutamate synthase large subunit — protein sequence MSTGLYRLDEFKDNCGFGLIAHLKGKPSHKLLQTGIEALTCMTHRGGIAADGKTGDGCGLLIQKPDSFLRTIAQEELNLELGSDYGIGSIMLNRDEKLADASRKVLEEELAAQGLTEVAWREVPTNSECLGPIAVKTLPSIFHLFVNADGADARELGAKLFVARRKAEIRLGQDKSFYVSSLSNKVLSFKGLMMPVDLPSFYRDLADKRLETAICVFHQRFSTNTAPEWPLAQPFRMLAHNGEINTIMGNRNWSVARTKKFQTPLLPNVEDIVPLVNRVGSDSSSLDNMLELLLIGGMELHRAARMLVPPAWQNVDHMDADLRAFYEYNSMHIEPWDGPAGLVLTDGRYAVCTLDRNGLRPSRWVITKDDIITVASEIGVYSYEPEDVVSKGRLGPGQILSVDTETGELHGTEEIDKLLKKGQPYQQWMKAKAFRIETGLDKELPENHFSDAQITAAMKLYQASFEECDQVVRPLAESGQEAVGSMGDDTPMAVLSLKNRSLYDYFRQQFAQVTNPPIDPLREAIVMSLETCIGRELSVFDETEDHANRVILTSPVLSPTKFRALMTLDRPGYEVAQIDLHYDPATIGLKQAIELMLENVIAQVKAGKTLVVLSDRKFAEGKLPIHALLATGAVHHRLTREGLRCDANIIVDTGTARDPHHVASLIGYGATAVFPYLSYYIIERLIKSGELLRDYADAASNYRKGLDKGLLKILSKMGISTVASYRGAQLFEAIGLSEDVVDICFGGTASRLKGAEFNDLEADQKELAKIAWKARKPISPGGLLKYVHGQEYHAFNPDVVKTLQTAVQSGDYATWRDYAELVNKRPVATLRDMLQLKVGQSVPLEEVEPVESIVRRFDSAAMSLGALSPEAHEALAEAMNSLGGRSNSGEGGEDPARFGTNKVSKIKQVASGRFGVTPHYLVNAEVLQIKVAQGAKPGEGGQLPGGKVNQLIARLRYSVPGVTLISPPPHHDIYSIEDLAQLIFDLKQVNPDALVSVKLVSRPGVGTIAAGVAKAYADLITISGYDGGTAASPLTSIRYAGSPWELGLAETHQTLRANDLRGKVRVQTDGGLKSGLDVVKAAILGAETFGFGTAPMVALGCKYLRICHLNNCATGVATQQDRLRQDHYIGTVEMAKNFFLFVAREAREWMAQVGVRTLDELIGRVDLLEAIDGNTQKQQKLDLSPMLYTDALLDSKPQFCIEPRNAPFDKGELAERMVAEVLPTIEAKSGGEFAFNVTNCDRSIGARISGEIAKRHGNQGMADKPLVLKLTGVAGQSFGVWNAGGLHMYLEGDANDYVGKGMAGGKLVIRPPKGSAFASQKTSIMGNTCLYGATGGKLFAAGQAGERCGVRNSGAHVVVEGAGDHCCEYMTGGIVTVLGETGVNFGAGMTGGFAYVLDEANTFVDKYNHELVDITRLNTELLEAHRVHLRDVIKEFVAETESAWGQHLLDNFDDYIGKFWLVKPKAASLDNLLNSVKQRSE from the coding sequence ATGAGTACAGGTCTTTACCGTCTGGATGAGTTTAAGGATAACTGTGGTTTTGGGTTGATTGCCCACCTCAAAGGCAAACCCAGCCACAAGTTACTTCAAACCGGCATCGAAGCACTCACCTGCATGACCCACCGTGGTGGTATTGCGGCCGATGGCAAAACAGGTGATGGTTGCGGTCTGCTAATCCAAAAGCCCGACAGTTTTTTACGTACCATTGCCCAAGAGGAACTAAACCTCGAGTTGGGCAGTGATTACGGTATCGGCAGTATCATGCTGAACCGGGATGAAAAACTGGCTGACGCTTCCCGCAAAGTGTTAGAGGAAGAGCTCGCAGCCCAAGGGCTAACGGAGGTCGCTTGGCGCGAAGTGCCAACGAATTCGGAATGTCTCGGCCCTATCGCCGTGAAAACCCTGCCATCGATCTTTCATCTCTTTGTCAATGCTGACGGAGCGGATGCACGCGAACTCGGCGCGAAGCTTTTTGTCGCTCGCCGCAAAGCTGAAATACGTCTTGGCCAGGACAAATCATTTTATGTGTCGAGCCTGAGCAACAAGGTCCTTTCTTTTAAAGGGCTGATGATGCCGGTCGATCTACCTTCCTTTTATAGGGATTTGGCAGACAAGCGCTTGGAGACTGCAATTTGCGTCTTCCACCAGCGTTTCTCTACGAACACGGCGCCCGAATGGCCACTGGCTCAGCCGTTCCGTATGCTTGCACACAATGGTGAAATCAACACCATTATGGGTAACCGCAACTGGTCTGTCGCGCGCACCAAAAAATTCCAGACGCCATTGCTGCCAAATGTTGAAGACATTGTACCGCTGGTCAACCGGGTGGGTTCAGACTCATCCAGCCTCGACAACATGTTGGAATTGTTGCTGATCGGCGGTATGGAACTGCACCGCGCTGCGCGGATGCTGGTTCCGCCCGCGTGGCAGAATGTCGATCATATGGATGCTGATCTGCGCGCGTTTTACGAATATAACTCGATGCATATCGAGCCCTGGGACGGCCCGGCGGGTCTGGTACTCACCGACGGCCGCTACGCGGTATGTACGCTTGACCGCAACGGTTTGCGCCCCTCTCGATGGGTTATCACTAAAGACGACATTATTACGGTCGCCTCCGAAATCGGTGTTTACAGTTATGAGCCGGAAGACGTGGTGTCCAAAGGCCGTTTGGGGCCAGGTCAAATCCTGTCTGTCGACACTGAGACCGGCGAACTTCACGGCACCGAAGAAATCGATAAATTGTTGAAGAAGGGTCAACCTTATCAGCAGTGGATGAAAGCCAAGGCATTCCGCATTGAAACCGGCCTTGATAAAGAGCTGCCGGAAAACCATTTTTCCGACGCTCAGATTACGGCTGCGATGAAGCTGTACCAGGCGAGTTTCGAGGAGTGTGATCAGGTTGTACGCCCGCTGGCTGAATCTGGCCAGGAAGCTGTTGGTTCGATGGGGGACGATACCCCGATGGCCGTACTTTCTCTCAAGAATCGCTCGCTGTACGACTATTTCCGTCAGCAGTTTGCCCAGGTCACCAACCCGCCAATCGACCCGTTGCGGGAAGCGATTGTGATGTCACTGGAAACGTGCATCGGGCGTGAACTCTCGGTGTTTGACGAAACGGAAGATCATGCCAACCGTGTGATCCTGACGAGTCCGGTTCTGTCTCCCACCAAATTCCGCGCTTTGATGACGCTGGACCGACCCGGTTACGAAGTCGCACAAATCGATCTGCACTACGATCCTGCAACCATTGGTCTGAAGCAGGCCATCGAGCTAATGCTCGAAAATGTCATTGCGCAGGTAAAAGCAGGTAAAACCCTGGTGGTGCTGTCGGATCGCAAGTTTGCTGAGGGCAAACTGCCCATTCACGCGCTCTTGGCAACAGGTGCTGTGCACCATCGTTTAACGCGCGAAGGTTTGCGCTGCGACGCTAATATTATTGTGGATACCGGTACGGCGCGTGATCCTCATCACGTGGCGTCGTTGATCGGTTATGGTGCCACTGCGGTATTCCCGTACCTGAGTTACTACATCATTGAGCGGCTGATTAAGTCTGGTGAATTATTGCGTGACTATGCCGATGCGGCCAGTAATTACCGCAAAGGACTGGACAAGGGCTTGCTCAAAATCCTATCGAAAATGGGGATTTCCACTGTTGCCTCCTATCGTGGTGCCCAGTTGTTTGAGGCGATTGGCCTGTCTGAAGATGTGGTTGATATCTGCTTCGGTGGCACCGCCAGCCGTTTGAAAGGAGCTGAATTTAACGATCTTGAAGCGGACCAAAAAGAACTGGCAAAAATTGCCTGGAAAGCGCGCAAGCCAATTTCGCCAGGCGGTCTGCTCAAGTACGTTCACGGCCAGGAGTACCACGCGTTCAACCCGGACGTGGTTAAAACGTTGCAGACGGCGGTTCAATCAGGTGATTACGCTACGTGGCGTGATTACGCCGAGCTGGTGAATAAACGTCCAGTGGCGACACTGCGCGATATGCTGCAATTGAAAGTGGGTCAGTCGGTTCCACTGGAGGAAGTCGAGCCTGTCGAGAGCATTGTTCGCCGCTTCGATTCTGCGGCTATGTCTCTCGGGGCGCTCAGCCCTGAAGCGCACGAAGCGCTGGCCGAGGCGATGAACAGCCTGGGCGGTCGCTCCAACAGCGGTGAAGGTGGGGAAGACCCCGCCCGTTTCGGTACCAACAAAGTATCGAAAATTAAACAGGTGGCATCCGGCCGTTTCGGTGTAACTCCGCATTACCTGGTTAACGCGGAAGTATTGCAGATCAAGGTTGCTCAGGGTGCAAAACCCGGTGAAGGTGGTCAGCTACCCGGCGGTAAGGTCAATCAGCTGATTGCGCGCCTGCGTTACTCCGTGCCTGGGGTGACTCTGATTTCTCCACCACCGCACCACGATATTTATTCGATCGAGGATTTGGCGCAGCTGATTTTCGACCTGAAGCAGGTCAACCCCGATGCACTGGTCTCGGTGAAGTTGGTGTCCCGCCCCGGTGTTGGCACTATTGCCGCTGGTGTGGCCAAAGCCTATGCGGATCTGATTACGATCTCCGGCTATGACGGTGGTACCGCGGCCAGCCCGCTCACCTCGATCCGCTATGCTGGCTCGCCCTGGGAGCTCGGTCTTGCCGAAACCCACCAGACTCTGCGTGCCAACGATTTGCGCGGCAAAGTGCGCGTGCAAACCGACGGCGGTTTGAAATCCGGTCTGGATGTAGTGAAAGCGGCAATCCTCGGTGCTGAAACCTTTGGATTTGGTACTGCGCCAATGGTTGCGCTGGGCTGTAAATATCTGCGGATATGCCACCTGAACAACTGCGCGACCGGCGTTGCCACCCAGCAGGACCGCCTGCGCCAGGACCACTATATTGGCACTGTCGAAATGGCGAAAAACTTCTTCCTGTTTGTAGCGCGTGAAGCGCGGGAGTGGATGGCTCAGGTCGGGGTGCGCACTCTGGATGAATTAATCGGGCGCGTGGACCTGTTGGAAGCCATTGACGGGAACACTCAGAAGCAGCAGAAGCTGGATTTGTCGCCAATGTTGTATACCGACGCCCTGTTGGACTCTAAGCCACAGTTCTGTATTGAGCCGCGCAACGCGCCTTTCGACAAAGGCGAGCTGGCTGAGCGTATGGTGGCAGAAGTGCTGCCGACGATCGAAGCGAAGTCTGGCGGTGAATTTGCGTTTAATGTTACTAACTGTGACCGCTCTATCGGGGCGCGCATCAGTGGTGAAATTGCCAAGCGTCACGGCAACCAAGGCATGGCAGACAAGCCATTGGTGCTCAAGTTGACTGGTGTCGCTGGCCAGAGTTTTGGTGTGTGGAACGCTGGTGGCCTGCACATGTATCTGGAAGGCGATGCCAACGATTATGTGGGCAAAGGCATGGCAGGCGGCAAGCTGGTAATTCGTCCCCCGAAAGGCTCCGCATTTGCCAGCCAGAAAACCAGCATTATGGGCAATACCTGCTTGTACGGTGCTACTGGCGGTAAATTGTTTGCTGCAGGCCAGGCAGGTGAACGCTGTGGGGTGCGCAATTCAGGTGCGCACGTTGTGGTTGAAGGCGCGGGCGATCACTGTTGTGAGTATATGACTGGCGGGATCGTGACTGTTCTGGGCGAAACCGGGGTTAACTTTGGCGCGGGTATGACGGGCGGCTTTGCGTATGTGCTTGATGAAGCTAATACCTTCGTCGATAAGTACAATCACGAATTGGTCGATATTACCCGCTTAAACACCGAGCTGCTGGAAGCGCATCGCGTACACCTGCGTGACGTGATCAAAGAATTTGTTGCGGAAACCGAGAGTGCCTGGGGTCAACATCTGCTGGATAACTTCGATGATTACATCGGCAAATTCTGGTTGGTGAAGCCTAAAGCGGCGAGCTTGGATAACCTTCTGAACAGTGTTAAGCAACGATCTGAATAA